The genomic interval ctttttcttagaGCGAAAATCGGGAGAATTGTAACCTAAACTAAGTTAGATCTCGATATAACACTTGAGGGGAAttccaagaaaatatttcaatcaatTGCAAACTTTCTCCTTGGGGAATTGtgccccccttctggaaaatcctggatccgcccctgaatataggcctaccgtcaAACATCTTCACACCATTCGTCTCTAGCTTATGCCAAAGACAAAGTCCCATACAATTTACCTTTCTGAAAGCTACTCCCGCACTTTCGACCTGTTTGGAGGCACGTCGCACCCAGCCCATGGCCATGGGGCTCTGCAAAGTCTCAACCTCCTTCTCGTCACCCGTCAAGTTTCCCGTCTCATCACCCTTCATCGTGGAATATTAAAAATTCGAGATGAGGGAGGATAGTGATCAAGATGTCGGGAAAGAAGACGATGATGGTCAGGGTGACGAACAGAGGCAGGGTTATCAACAGAATATACGACAGTAGATGAAATATTGCTATGTTTTCCAGTCTGAAAGGATCACTTCCAATTCCATACTTCGATAATAATCCCTTAACAGATCACGTGACGTCACGACGATGATTTCGAGATAATCCCCAACATTTGACAATTTGTCCTCTCAATTAAACTTCAAAAATTATCTCGATGCATTACATCATTGCGCTTATCATTGTTGTCAATTGTACGCGCCATGAAATATGCACAATTATTCAATTTAAAGCGCATGAAAGATTATAGCGCGTGCGTCATAAAATGTGCGCGTacaaaatcataacaaaatatgggCACGCAAAAACGTCACGAAATGTCACATCACAAGAACATGGGTCGCGAATGACAAGGGTCCCTTTTTCTCGATCTCGTAAAAACAAGAAGCAAAGAAAGAGCAGAGCGGTAAGGGAACAAGGGAACAAAACACCGCAAACACCATTTCTTTGCTTTTTAATTACTTTGAAGTGGAGAAACTGGTACACATAGGAATTAAATATGCATCGAGCTTACCAGCCGATCACCCCTGCCAACAACAAATTGCTGAAGAAAAGATGGGATGAGAGGAGATTCGATACCCATCGACAGAAGGTTCAGAATggtaagaaagagagagagagagagagagagacagacagatagacagacagacagaaacaGAGACAGAAAaatgagagggggagggagacaGATATAAGGGGAGGAGATGAGGCGAGTCTGGGCAGATAACACAAAATATTAGGCCGAGGGGGAGAAGGCAAGGAACATAACACTAACGTTAACGTTACAGGaacgggtgggggggggggggtctccttAGGCCTAAGTTAACTTGTCATTATCTAACTGTTAGTCTTACTTAGCAGAGTCTAGTATAGTAACATAACATCTAGGCCTACCTATCGATGCTAATAGGCGGCATATGTAGTCACCGGTAGCATCATAACAAGGAAGTAGATACAGTCATATGATCATACAGTGAGACAGATCTATAGGTTTATTTTGCGGCAATTTAACTTTATGAATATCACTAGTCAttatctaacgttagatctatctATTTTCAAACACATTCCCTAGGAATGTTTCCCATGGCATGCGAATTGTTACAATCTtatgcatatcattcaaatcgACTTTTATGAACTTTTccgacaaaaaaatgaaattaattttttacacctctttcattttttttttgtattttgacggTTGCAGCCAAGCCAGTAATTGATGACAAGCCGCCGAAGACCTACGTTCATCTCCATCTTAAACTGAAGAAGATGCAGATGGAGGAAGAGAGATTGACCATTATTGAGAGGGATAATCGAATCCTCTTGGAGAAGATGTGTCTCATCATGCTAACAAGAGGCAACGTCGATAATAAGAACTTCTATGATTGCAAGAGGTGAGAAAAGGGGATTGGACCGGTGGTATATTGTTATCTTTATTCGGAGACAGGGAATCGGGAAAAGCACCGAGATGTAACTGGATCGTTCTCTTATACATGGATGCGttccataatttcattgaatCCAACTAATTTTATTTGCAACCTACTTCTTCTGTATCCTTCCTCCATTGTTTCAGAGATTCACAGCGTATAAAGAGCTGTACTTAATTTGAATGTAATGAAGACATTTAGTCGAGAAAATGTTTAGTTGCATTGCATTAAGTCCGTGCGAGAGAGATGCATTTTGTGCAAGAATTGTAGAATAAGTAGGTTCATGGTATTTCTTGCTTGGTGAGGAAGGGATATAAGTCCGGTAAGAGGAGAACGGTCAGGGTAAATTGTAATGGGCAATGATCACCGAAGTATTCTGTAACATTTCTCCTCAATGCATTAAGGTCTAGTGCTAATCACATTTAACGTTGACacttattatgaatattattgcaAGAGGAAAGATGTGGAGAGGAAAGaggaagaattaaaaaaatgaaaaaagaacgGGTAGAATGAGGGGCAGAAGGAGAAATTTATAGAAGaggtagaagaagaaaaaaagaggtcAGAATAGAAAGACATATTGATTTCTACTTACTTACTCTAGAAGCGTGGTTGTTCTCAGacacaaatgtaataaagaaaaaaaatagatctgTAGGAAGAAGTAGAGGCAAATGAGTTGAgtaaaagtgaagaaaataacAATGGGAGGATGGCATGTGTATATCTGAATAGGCCCGCATTTTCCTTTTAGTAAGTcaagtgacaaaaaaaaatagaagcaAAATTCAGGGTGTCAAATCTAATTGCATTTTCCACCAACACGTTTTCACCATAACTGTATAGCCATTTTTGTTGATTACACATCTATATCCAATGCAGTTTAAATCGCATGGCTCGTCAACGCGAACTGCTTCGAGTGACGCATGAGAATCAAGCGATAATGAGAAGAATCTTGTCAAAGCAAGCGACATACAGTCACCACCAGTGGGAGGATGAGTGGACGGTATAAGTTGATACTTTCATTCTTCATGTTCTTCATGTTCTTGTttcataaatgtattaattttaaATATGTCATTAGtttatcattttattccattcatccatcttttcattcattcattctttcattcattcatccatccatccatccattcattctttcattcattcatccatccatccatccattcattctttcattcattcatccatccatccatccatccatccatccatccattcattcattatttctttaattttatcataacttcattccttctcctcttcctttaATTCTGACCATACTTACAGTTTTTGTCCTAAACAAATTCCTGCCTGCACTTTGGGTTATTATACCATGGCAGTTAAGTTTTTTTTCGATAGATTCTTTGTTGAATATTCCACGTGAAGAAAAATTCACGCATCCATTCATGGCAGTGTTTGTTAACCATGGCAGTTAACTGTTACGTAAATATGTAAAAGAAAACTTTATActtcgttattttttttaaattccttcttaatatatattgtttataatATTATGTATTGTAGTATTTCTCATCATTGCTtcaaatgctgaaatgcaaatGTGATTTCGGAACATAACCCGGTGTCAGAATTAGAGGTGGATGTGGTAGTGGTGGATTGGGCTTTACTTTAGTGCTGTATATAGGCATTTGTATACAGACCTATGGTACAGACTAACAGGCAAACCTTTATTGCTACTTTACCTAGGCGTCACTAAACACGTACTGTAATCTACATAAGATATGAACCCATTATTATCAAATGTAAAAGGAATGCAAACTTTTAAtcaatgttttaattttcaaacaaCCTTattaaaagtttcaaaaacttatttaaaaaaatagctaTTAAAGTGATGAACTTAAACAACATGTCGTCATTAATATTACATTGTATAATTGATTTTTTGTGACAGCATTTTCATCctgttttttctccttcttttcataTAGCTTAACAAGATGTATATGAAGAACATTGCTAAGTACCCTCAGTGGTATGAGAGCGCATATGACCAATGGAACAAGAGGAATAGCAACAGGAGAGCACATCACAATGATCGAAACGACTCTCACTACGAACCAAGGAATAAAAGCATGTAAGAAAAATGTACGAAGTCCTTAATGTGATTATTCACATTTTGATCATATAGTTACAGGGGAGGGTAGAatgttttaaatcaaatttcaatGCAATGCTTTCAAAGTATGATCAGTTTTGTTAGTGATGTCAAGTTCGGTGTTGATGTTGGAAGCCAATTTTCTACATTATATAGCTCTTATACCTCTCCAAGACCAAGTGATACTTGTTCCAAGAGTAAAGACTAATATATATTTTGGTGATGTTCTGATGTAAAAATCGCCTTAACACCAGCACCGAAAAGTTAACACTGCACCTGAAATCACCTAATGTCTTTACTAGCGCATCATAATGTTgcattcaattattatttaagaTCTAAAGATCTAGAATGCCCCTTCCGGACCCAGTGGGGGCATGCGGTGGGGTGCATGAGGGGCTAATGGACAAGAGTTCCGTGCGCCAACATGAATGGAGGCAAAATGTTCTATTATAGATCTTGCAGTATGTTCTTTAATGAACAaccaaaatgataaaaaagatatacacatgttttttaaaagtttgattgttttctttttgccaaTTTATGCTTTCTGTATCATCACTTTGAAATAAAACTCATAATCactattttctgttttttgttttttaattaggATGTCTTCAATGGAAAAATTCTCAAAGAAATGGGAAGAAACCAAGgaaacaaacaacaagaaaaaacggGCCTCACATCGATCAACCAAACAGAGCcaacaagcaaagaaaaatggCGCCAATGGATGTGGAGTCAGCTGATGATCTCATAACAAAAATCTTAAGAAATAATACTTAGCACTAAAATCCTTTGTATCACAATCCCAAGATCAGATTTTTTCCTCACGTTATCCAAATTACGGTGTTTACTTTTCTCATTCCTCTTTTGGTTGTCCTGTCAGGTTTTATCGTTTATATTGTTTGTGACAGTTGAATGTGATGTTGGCCTCTACAAGCTTAAGTGCCACCTAGATGTccagatgatcagatgacaatcGGGGGACCGTTTTATCAACATCTTTGTCcgacaaattgtcagatctgacatcttaccttgattctgattggctgagaagcactgttactatagtaactgtcggataaatgaaacgctccccggatGTCTATATCCCGTAGAGGGGATGGTTAGATGACTTCGATCTTGTCACGTCTATGTCCTtttgaagagatgatcagattaCAAGATCTTatagatctcgtcatgtctccATCTTGtaatctgatcatctcttctaaaggACGATAACATGACGAGGTCCAAAGATCTAGTCATCTAATCATCGTCTCTTTCACACGATGTTGTTATGACGAGATGGACATCTTGGTGGCACTTCTAAGCTTGTTTGCCTATCTATAGTAGCATTTTGTAGCGGCTTTATGTTTTCATGGTGGAAtgtctgttttgttttgaataaggGAGTGATTATTGTGAGAGTCGGGCATCTTAGTATGTGTTAATATTTTTCTATCTCTTTCTACCTCTGTCGTCTTGTTTCCTCTTGGTTCCATCTTCTTtcgtatttgtttgttttaattttggTGTTTATATTTTAGTATATTTTATTCCTCGTAATTTGtattctttcataattttcatactcGGAACCCTTGAAAAATTGATGTACTAAATCAGGTGTAttatgttcaattttttttgttctccgtctctctccatcactctctctttctctctatgtCAAGAAAGAAATGACGTACATTCTTGTTTGATCTTCTGTCACTGATAgtgttatgtattattttgttcttattttggttttgttcctcttttttgttttctatgaTAAGCAAGTCTTTGGATCCAATTTGGACTGCGTTGCTGTCGTCATCTCTCAATCAAATGTTgcatttttgaataataatccATCGCAGAGTTGTTGAGGTAATTTAATAATTACTGCTTTCTATCCATTAAGGGACCTTTTTTTTGCATAGCTGTACACTCTTAATGGCAAGGATTAAAAACAAACCATCCTCTGCAGGTGGAATGTAGGTAGGGACCAATtaaattatggatttagtttgaatcttacaaatctttttttcaatctcgagggattttaatttaaatccttggagatttaaaataaaatctttaGGATTCAAACTAAATCCAGGATATGATTGGTCACTTCCTACACTCGACCTGGATTTATTTAAAATCCTTGCAATTTAGTTTTGTCTTGTTTTGAACAAGGTCTTTTGTTAATATCGTCTCAAggttctttttttgttgttgttcttggtTAGATTTTGTTGGTACGTTTTTACCATTTTCTGAAATCGTCTGCGATCAGGGGACCGTTATATAAAGGACTTCCAACTGTTGAagctttgccattatggcaattaCCATGGTACCAGGGCTTggcaaccaatcaaaatcaaggttcctATGGTAGTTGTCATAACTGTAAAGTTACCGTAGTTGTAACTCTTCATAAAACAACTCGGTTCACTATAGTCATCTGccagaaaagaagggaaaaatgTTAGTTTCGTCTTCATCGAGTATTTTGTTTGGTCTTTTGTTACGGGGTGATATAGAGTCGATACGTGTGTTTTGTGTCTTTGGTGTACAGTACAAGCACATATTACCCCGTGAAATAGGGTAATTTCTGGAATATCTTCTGGTGGTTCGAGGGGCTGATATGTCAATGGTTTCCCTTTCTGTCCGATTTCTTGGTGTTCAACTTACCGTCTTGTCCTTCTTATAGGTGTTCCATCTTGTCTCTCGCTTTCATGTTTGTTTCTAGTATATTGTCATGTACTGTGTATCAAAATCAATTGACTAATCAACAACTGTCTGATGTAGAACGATTGAGGACCTTTTCTCAGTGCCGTTTATAatgacaaaggtaaaaatgattcggggggggggggtgtgtacTTGGGGTAGGGGTTTAGAATTAAGCATCAAGTAGTTATAAGTGATTAGGGTTATACAAATGTCtcatttttacctttgtcatTCAACCACGATAACATCTAATGGCCAGTAGAAACGGAATCTCCTTTATTAATCACAATCAGCACAAAaatcaaagcaaaaaaaaaaagaagtaataaTTCAGAAGTCTCCTGTGTGTCTTAGGGGTAAATATTTATGTGCGTATCTGATATTTTTGTTCCCATATCTTCTCTATGTATCTATGACAGAATGTGTATGTTATGTCTTTATTAATCATGAATACTTAATTGTGTTACATGTGACTGGTAGTTTCAGTGTCTTGAAATGAGGAATATGGACGTTTCTCTTTGAGTACAGGATCGTTACACTTGAAAGGTTTAGTCAGGCCAATGTACAATCATGCTAACATACATATGGCAAACCATTTCATCATATGAAATGATCATATGATGAAATGGCTTGCCATAATTATGTATGTTAGGGTTAGCACACATTGGCTAAATCATCCGGGTATGGCAGTCCCGTTACTTGTTGCATGACCGAAATTTGTACTCAACTATGGCAGGCCAAGCAAACGATTGATGCTTTCTTTCATTAATGGTATCCATCTTACAAAGGTTTTTGATTAAGTAAATCAATCTCAATTATGAAAAGCCAGCAACACCAACATTTGGAATGCATATGTCAATTCAATCAGTATTCTTTCATTGAGATTGATTGTATCAATCGCAAATGTTTGTAAGATGTAGCCCAGTTATCTcacatctgtttaaaagtctaTTTTGACAATAAACTAGCAACGCCAAATTCTGTAAGTTTGTGTTGGTATATGGTTTGCAAAAAATCCTGAGACTGATGATGAAAGAAACATTGTCACAGATGGCCTGCCATAGCTGAGTGTTTTTCAGTCAGTGTTTGTCGAAGTGAAACACCCCtaggatgtttcataaagttgtttccAAAACCAAGATGTGTTATGGAAAGCTGATAAGTTACACCTctcacaaataataataaaaaaacaagaataattTGTAACATCTGTTGAAGCAAGGTTGAAGTACCATTCAAATACTCAACAAGCAATACCATAGGCAAAAGTGCCaagtttgaattaaaaaaatgaaataaactgatCACTATCTTACATTTGGCTTTCCGTAATGATCTAGGCAATAAGAACCACTCTTTGGCATTGTCTTGGGATTGTGATATCATACTTATCTCTGATCGTAATAAAATCTATAGCGTATTCATACTACTGTTTTCAGATTTGTGACTTAAGAACTTGTCCCCAGAAAATTCTATACCCTCCCTTTTCTTCCATATTCATTATCACCAAACAATCCCTCCAATACGTTAAACTCTTATTTGTCAATAAATTTGGAAGATATCCTACTTGCctattttcattgaaaagtGTGTGATAATACAGTCAACATGATTTATTCTCAAATGTAAATTTAACTTTATCCATCGGGAATAactgatgaaaaaaatcatgggTAACAATGATTggtcatgaaaatgaataaatctatagACCTTTCCTTGAGAATTcgatttgatattttctttttgtctttaaaaaagTTATAAGGTTTATATTACTTGATTGATTGTTCCGTCGActcctatttttattttattattataaggaTAAACCAAATACCTTTTTTCTTCATAgcattatattcatatatacagttgaggccaaaagtttattATACCAATGGAAGTTAGTGAAATTTGTttgcttgccaaacatcgtaaaatttactatatcttcagaaatataaatactaccatgacaaatttgatatcaaatgaaagagtgtattaagctctttcacatgattgggatgccgttgggattaaagaaatttcaggtggaattttctttgaagaaaaaagtaatactagtgccaaatgtattctattgtttatattttcaaacatcgtcaCATAGAAATATATGtctcaaatctatgatttatattacattttctatcatgatatgtcacccctaaacataaaaaatgtaatctgaaatgtttgtgatgagaagtaactagcacaaacataaaatgtttttgtccagtttttatttttaatttatctaaaatatgaagatggggggggggatgacacttcaatatttttcagctcctgatgacaaagcaatgtgatgaagggacatgacatactcatttgtttgatatcaaattcgtcatgatagcacatacagtaattttatgatgtttggcaagtgtcaacttttctttgaatttcctgggtgtgtgtaaaattatagcctcaactgtatatattatatcatattttgccATCCATAGTCCATCCACAAATTAAACTAGGGTTTTAATTGTTCTATACAGGCCACAAGTATTTGAAGACTCATTACATGCTTGATTCTAAAATTGCAAATTCTAAATCAACTACAAAGCACTTAagataaagtttaaaaaaaaaatgcaattcatacatgtgtaagAAGAACTACAAAacaccatttatttcataaaaattatcaCACAAATCAGACTTGATATGTAAACACTGGGTATAACGTAAATAGAgattatatacataaatataaggCATGTTGGTTCTCTATTATATAAGTTGTGTTgagaaacacacacaaaaaagaacaGGAAACATCATCTATCTAAAAGAAACTgacattttttaacatttaataCATAGACAGTGCAGCAAAAGACAAACAAAATCCCATTGGGGGAATCACACACCTCTTTTCCCATAGATATATGGAGATTATTTTTCTacatataaaaagaaagaaggaattaCCTTTTGGTTTTGATTGCCATGTCCTCTTGATCAAAACAATAATagttatagtaaaaaaaaaaaaatcaatgtaatATATCATTTACAATCTTCTGTTCTGTTTTATCACACCCCTCATGGAATTTGTTTTACAATGCCTACTTAATTTGTAGGCAAGCAATTTGTACCATTTTAGTTATCTTTATCAGAGTCTTGTGAACCATTGTGGCATATATATAATATGGCTAACAAACAACTCAGATACATTTTTAGTGTTAAGGTACCCATCCCCAAAAGGACTTACAATTGTTGGACCTTTGCCACTACGGCAACTACCGTGGCAACATGGCTTAACAGCCAATaacaatcaaggttaccatggtagttgttaTAATTGCAAAGTTAAAATAGTTGTCTTTATGAGATGGGAAACAGATAAGTGATAGAGACAAATTGGACCACTAATAATATGCATATCTATGAGTGTGTTATGAAGATGCAGCGGACTCAAGGTCATTTACAATATTCGACAAGCATGAGACACTTGCGCAAAGTGCTTTTGCAAGTTATTGCAAATACTTGAGATTGCTGCATCGCCACTAACATCACACATTTTAAAATGAGCATTATGTTCTTTAAAACAGGTTGGCAGTATGAATTTGTAGTGGAAAGATTGTTCAAATTCCTCTAAATTTCAAGGTTCGCACAGATGAAGAGATCACGCCCGCTTTCTATTAAGACATCACTGGCGTATCTAGTATGCGCACCAAAGTAAGCACCAGCATATATTCCATagccttttttgttgttgaaagaACACATATTTCAGATGGCATCTCAGTTTTTTTATGTGCTATGGGGAAAATGTACAGTGCTGCACAGAAAATGTAAGGCTTGGAGGTTGCATAGAATTAAAGCATGAACATGTGACTTGTATACACACTTACTATTAGCTACATCCTTCAACTGATTTTATAACGGTGATTATGAGAAAATCATTTCTCAATCAAGAATTTGTGTAGAGTTGCACAGACAAACTCAAACCATTATAACTTGTGCCAGCTCAAAGTTGGACAGTCCACTGCTTTCATGCATGAGTCAAAGAAAATTATCTCTCCCTTCGCAACATTTGGATGCCCTACATCCAAATGAATTTTTAACACAACATATAACTGAGCTTTGATGCAGAGCATTATTTTGCTATGACTGAATAAATATCTAAACAAATCCTATTAGCCAATTAGGTACAAATCTGGAAGACATCCTATAGTATCAAGTCAACTTCCTTTTCAAGTTGAATTAttacccgtatcagacatcaaAGCCAGTTATTTACAAAACTGTATTGCCCTAGTTTTCAAAATGTCAGAAAGGAGTTGgtatattgttttcattttgctACTTCTATGTACGCGTACTGACTTTGCATCTAGAGACAATGCAatatatacctttgtattttccaggGTGTTGCATCTCAGCATCCGAGGATGCATAGAAAGAGATATGCGTCATATTTCCGTGCAACAACAAAATATGTTGCAATGAAGCTATAACAATGGATGCATCCAAAGGGATGCGACTTCATAATTACATCACAATTTTTAGCTCAGAGCTCCGGATACAAAGACGACACAAAAGCAATATACATAAGTggcaaaatatcaaaattttcatgattttactcTAGATGTTGGATTtggataaaaatattgactggctctacTTTTGGGGAACAttaaatatattgcccttaaaagaaccatattgtCTTGTCTAAAAATTTGGGCCAATACAGTTGTTGCAGGCTataattatacagatattgcctacctagagtttgaatataacatttcctctccccgacggagttatattATCCCCCAAGGGATCATATTTTGCCCGAAGCACGCAGCGCTGAGCGAAAATATTCTCCTGACGGAAAAATATAGCTTTGGaagggagttgaaatgttactTATAAAAAAGATAGAcaaggcaatatctgttatattatatagtccaTGTAGATTCGCCATCAGAGGCAGCATTTATCATCTGGCTTTATGATTAACTCGAAATGCTTGCTgcagctctgatccatctacgtcataatagacaaattttggaaaaatacaGCAAGCGCGTTCTTCATGCCATTGACACATAAACACTAGCGCGTACATCAAGTAATTTACCTGATTACCCAACTTGTAAGCAGTGAGTGccgtcaccttagtgaatataatGCCACAGTTCACAATacaacagttatattcactgaggtatcgtcaaaacctagaatataacaaatgcgatccttGTAACTATGATCATGTGATGACGTATttacctatcactgattcgaatctacataacctatgtaatatgTTAAATTTTCCCCTCAAGGCCTGTAAATATTATGTAATTATTGTCTTCAGTAGTTAAGTTAAACCACATTATTAGAAACTTTGTGCTAA from Lytechinus pictus isolate F3 Inbred chromosome 2, Lp3.0, whole genome shotgun sequence carries:
- the LOC135153268 gene encoding sperm axonemal maintenance protein CFAP97D1-like produces the protein MHRAYQPITPANNKLLKKRWDERRFDTHRQKVQNAKPVIDDKPPKTYVHLHLKLKKMQMEEERLTIIERDNRILLEKMCLIMLTRGNVDNKNFYDCKSLNRMARQRELLRVTHENQAIMRRILSKQATYSHHQWEDEWTLNKMYMKNIAKYPQWYESAYDQWNKRNSNRRAHHNDRNDSHYEPRNKSMMSSMEKFSKKWEETKETNNKKKRASHRSTKQSQQAKKNGANGCGVS